A region from the Phycisphaerales bacterium genome encodes:
- a CDS encoding prepilin-type N-terminal cleavage/methylation domain-containing protein — translation MDRNRTVSRRNTAFTLIELLVVIAIIALLIGLLLPSLAAAREAARQVTTLSNARSVTQGVAIYNASNKEYFPPHYVYASTQNGFDWQFQDQQTSNPNPQNGYIHWSGALFSGDGGSLPEGAFSCPSVAKGGAPRTNPGPDASDWDPGQVNDQGNASPSNFPKDRQVKRIAFGGNAALFPRNKFYTSPGSARLNRLVKDAEVINASSTIMVSEFHSANGYEGLRTDQGLVKSHRPITPFSGISAGADVYSEPVNGELPRFRYPDQGDILNERLIPPGAIDGGTEFAINMVGRHHKGKKDQFGGGAIFGYTDGHAEFDVLWNTIQNRRWGDRFYSLTGPNKVRP, via the coding sequence ATGGACCGAAACCGCACTGTTTCACGACGAAACACCGCCTTCACGCTCATCGAACTCCTCGTGGTCATCGCGATCATCGCGCTGCTGATCGGGCTTCTCCTCCCCTCGCTCGCCGCGGCGCGCGAGGCGGCCCGCCAGGTCACCACGCTCTCGAACGCCCGCTCGGTGACGCAGGGCGTCGCGATCTACAACGCGTCGAACAAGGAGTACTTCCCCCCGCACTACGTCTACGCCTCGACCCAGAACGGCTTCGACTGGCAGTTCCAGGATCAGCAGACCTCCAACCCCAATCCGCAGAACGGGTACATCCACTGGAGCGGGGCGCTCTTCTCGGGTGATGGCGGCTCCCTTCCCGAGGGGGCGTTCTCCTGTCCCTCGGTGGCCAAGGGCGGCGCCCCGCGGACCAATCCGGGTCCCGATGCGTCCGACTGGGATCCGGGACAAGTCAACGACCAGGGCAACGCGTCGCCCTCGAACTTTCCCAAGGACCGCCAGGTGAAGCGCATCGCCTTCGGCGGGAACGCGGCCCTCTTCCCGCGGAACAAGTTCTACACCTCGCCGGGGAGCGCCCGACTCAATCGCCTCGTGAAGGACGCCGAGGTGATCAACGCCAGCAGCACGATTATGGTCAGCGAGTTCCACTCCGCGAATGGCTACGAGGGACTTCGCACCGACCAGGGCCTGGTCAAGAGCCACCGCCCGATCACGCCATTCTCGGGCATCTCCGCCGGCGCCGATGTCTACAGCGAGCCTGTGAACGGCGAACTCCCACGATTCCGATATCCCGACCAGGGCGACATCCTCAATGAGCGACTGATCCCTCCGGGCGCCATCGACGGCGGGACCGAGTTCGCGATCAACATGGTTGGACGCCACCACAAGGGCAAGAAGGACCAGTTCGGCGGCGGCGCGATCTTCGGCTACACCGACGGGCACGCCGAGTTCGACGTGCTCTGGAACACGATCCAGAACCGCCGCTGGGGCGATCGCTTCTACAGCCTGACGGGACCCAACAAGGTTCGTCCATGA
- a CDS encoding PQQ-dependent sugar dehydrogenase: protein MRPCRSIAYLAASLSLLIAAPTLAQITATPIATGLSQPVGFYHVPADATRGFIVEQSGRIRIYDMIAGTVLPTPYLDISTIISSGGERGLLGLAFHPDFQSNGFFYINYTNTVGNTVIARYTATTPAANTANPASALILRTITQDFANHNGGHLAFGPDGMLYVAMGDGGSANDPNARAQNNASLLGKILRLDVNDLSATDGDATCIPDNNPFRGAGDPLDEIWAKGMRNPWKFSFDRANGNLWIGDVGQAAFEEIDFQPAVQLANPADGNSTILNAATVAGRNYGWRCMEGNSCTGLSGCICGDTALTGPIHAVSHAGGVCSITGGIVYRGSAIPAIQGQYFYADYCANWVRSFPATGAVPTAGDITDWTSLLTGVGSIVAFGEDLAGEMYIVSIAGTIYKVEPPPPPACGCPCEITAADVLVLSDNFQANSGWALQASSAVDGLWQRGTPVASPSYAFDPTSDSDGSGLCWVTENSDPGSLTTSDVDGGSTVLVSPLFDLITIGGGTPGGDITLCYDYFNNLSIPDGQDGLFLEISSNGAAGPWTRVASHAVSNALAWTPHAVTQADLITAGVSISSTMQLRFLAIDAGTASIVECGVDNFKIYRHIPITDCNTNGIDDTQDILNATSDDCNNNGIPDECDIASGFSEDFDGGPTGIRAAGDIFFNTSCVGCHGPNGTGDVGPNLRNKSRTTIRNRLTFSIPHPGGVFPNATDQDFADLEAYLADAGSRARPDRIPDECQTLPDCDNDGINDGKELELATQIDSDYNGLPDSCECSASPTITTEPIAQSILPGETLNLSIAATSTAPITYQWRKNSANITGETTPSLVILNAQFSDSGLYDATATNVCGTSFSTQVQVVVKCPSDVDDGSATGTPDGGTTIDDLLYFLARFDAGDSAVADLDDGTGTGTPDGGVTIDDLLYYLTRFNLGC, encoded by the coding sequence ATGCGTCCATGCCGATCGATCGCGTACCTTGCGGCGAGCCTCTCGCTGCTCATCGCCGCCCCGACTCTCGCCCAGATCACCGCGACGCCCATCGCCACGGGCCTCAGCCAGCCCGTCGGGTTCTATCACGTCCCCGCCGACGCGACGCGCGGCTTCATCGTCGAACAAAGCGGCCGCATCCGCATCTATGACATGATCGCCGGCACGGTCCTCCCCACGCCCTATCTCGACATCTCCACGATCATCTCCTCCGGTGGCGAACGTGGCCTCCTCGGCCTCGCCTTCCACCCCGACTTCCAGTCCAACGGCTTCTTCTACATCAACTACACCAACACCGTCGGCAACACGGTCATCGCCCGATACACCGCGACCACGCCAGCCGCCAACACCGCCAATCCGGCCTCGGCCTTGATCCTCCGCACGATCACCCAGGACTTCGCCAATCACAACGGCGGACACCTCGCCTTCGGACCCGATGGCATGCTCTACGTCGCAATGGGCGACGGTGGGAGCGCCAACGACCCCAACGCCCGCGCCCAGAACAACGCCTCGCTTCTCGGAAAAATCCTCAGGCTCGATGTCAACGACCTCTCTGCCACCGATGGCGATGCCACCTGCATCCCCGACAACAACCCCTTCCGCGGCGCGGGCGATCCCCTCGATGAGATCTGGGCCAAGGGCATGCGCAACCCCTGGAAGTTCTCCTTCGATCGCGCCAATGGCAACCTGTGGATCGGGGACGTCGGACAGGCCGCCTTCGAAGAGATCGACTTCCAGCCCGCCGTCCAACTCGCCAATCCCGCGGATGGAAACAGCACCATCCTGAATGCCGCAACCGTCGCGGGACGAAACTACGGCTGGCGCTGCATGGAAGGAAACTCGTGCACGGGCCTCAGTGGCTGCATCTGTGGCGACACCGCACTCACCGGCCCGATTCATGCCGTCTCTCACGCCGGCGGCGTTTGTTCCATCACCGGTGGCATCGTCTATCGAGGCTCGGCCATCCCCGCGATACAGGGACAGTACTTCTACGCCGACTACTGCGCCAACTGGGTCCGCTCCTTCCCCGCGACGGGGGCTGTCCCCACCGCGGGCGACATCACCGACTGGACCAGCCTCCTCACCGGCGTCGGCAGCATCGTCGCCTTCGGTGAGGACCTCGCCGGAGAGATGTACATCGTGAGCATCGCGGGGACCATCTACAAGGTCGAGCCCCCGCCGCCTCCCGCATGCGGCTGCCCGTGCGAGATCACCGCCGCCGACGTGCTTGTCTTGAGCGATAACTTCCAGGCCAACTCGGGCTGGGCGCTCCAGGCTTCTTCGGCGGTCGATGGTCTCTGGCAACGCGGCACGCCCGTCGCCTCGCCTTCATACGCCTTCGACCCCACCTCCGACTCCGATGGCTCGGGCCTGTGCTGGGTCACCGAGAACTCCGATCCTGGCTCGCTCACAACGTCCGACGTCGACGGCGGTTCCACGGTCCTCGTCTCGCCCCTCTTCGATCTCATCACCATCGGCGGCGGCACGCCCGGCGGCGACATCACGCTCTGCTACGACTACTTCAACAATCTCTCCATCCCCGACGGCCAGGATGGCCTCTTCCTCGAGATCTCGAGCAACGGAGCCGCCGGCCCGTGGACACGTGTCGCCTCACACGCCGTCTCGAACGCTCTCGCCTGGACGCCCCATGCCGTCACACAGGCCGACCTCATCACCGCTGGCGTGAGCATCTCCTCCACCATGCAACTCCGATTCCTCGCGATTGACGCGGGCACTGCCTCGATCGTCGAGTGCGGCGTGGACAACTTCAAGATCTACCGCCACATCCCCATCACCGACTGCAACACCAACGGCATCGACGACACCCAGGACATCCTCAATGCGACCTCCGACGATTGCAACAACAACGGCATCCCCGACGAGTGCGACATCGCCTCGGGGTTCAGCGAGGACTTCGACGGCGGTCCCACCGGCATCCGCGCCGCGGGCGATATCTTCTTCAATACCAGTTGCGTCGGCTGCCACGGACCCAACGGCACAGGCGACGTCGGACCCAACCTCCGCAACAAGAGCCGCACGACGATCCGAAACCGCCTCACCTTCTCCATCCCGCACCCCGGCGGAGTCTTCCCCAACGCCACCGATCAGGACTTCGCCGACCTCGAGGCCTACCTCGCCGACGCTGGCAGCCGCGCCCGACCGGATCGCATCCCCGACGAGTGCCAGACGCTCCCCGATTGCGACAACGACGGCATCAACGACGGCAAGGAACTCGAACTCGCCACCCAGATCGATAGCGATTACAACGGTCTTCCCGATTCCTGCGAGTGCTCTGCCTCGCCGACGATCACGACCGAGCCGATCGCCCAATCGATCCTGCCGGGCGAAACGCTGAATCTGAGCATCGCCGCAACCTCAACCGCACCCATCACCTACCAATGGCGCAAGAACTCGGCCAACATCACAGGCGAAACCACGCCATCCCTGGTCATTCTCAACGCCCAGTTCTCGGACTCAGGGCTGTACGATGCCACCGCCACCAATGTCTGCGGCACGTCATTTAGCACGCAGGTTCAGGTCGTCGTGAAGTGCCCCTCCGATGTTGATGACGGAAGCGCCACCGGCACGCCCGACGGCGGCACGACCATCGACGATCTTCTCTACTTCCTCGCCAGGTTTGATGCGGGGGATTCCGCCGTCGCCGACCTCGACGATGGAACAGGAACCGGCACCCCCGACGGCGGCGTCACCATCGACGACCTTCTCTACTATCTCACCCGATTCAATCTGGGTTGCTGA
- a CDS encoding alkaline phosphatase family protein, translating to MKSESCPVGLVSLSSVVMALGLVMTSGLAFGVERKVLIVGIDGMRADCLIAANTPNIDAIIADGAVDWTCQAEDITISGPCWSSILTGVHRAKHLVTGNSFVPNDYQHYPHLYSRIREQCSTVRTASIVHWTPVNTQILQGNADLILSGLTDDQVRDACVTAVSQDAADVIFLHFDDVDHAGHGFGFSPTVPEYIATIEATDARVGAVMAAIQARPTYANEDWLVIVVSDHGGSGTSHGANIPEHRTVALVVSGDSTDSGTTIPTPTTIADVSPTVMAFLGLTVDPAWGWDGQAVGLDLANSPSVPLSCPSIVPLFFEGFEAVPLGPSVNEPVAQGVWSGTPPIGWSVDDTGVPGFNDPNVGVTEWEGWAFTNNDWWVSVAADQNRSQFTRGLGAIAVADPDEWDDRGAPSALGTYNAHLITPEISLAGVRPGSVRVEFDSSWRFEGLQRAELTARFDGGSPVTLLDWRSQAGTNFKPDATNEAVAITVDNPQGASSMILDFALLDAGNNWWWAIDNLQVFGEASLCVADVDDGSTSGTPDGGVTIDDLLFYLLIFNLGATRADIDNGTSTGIPDGGVTIDDLLYFISRFNAGC from the coding sequence ATGAAATCCGAGTCTTGCCCTGTTGGTCTGGTCTCACTCTCGTCGGTCGTCATGGCGCTTGGGCTTGTCATGACCAGCGGCCTGGCCTTCGGTGTCGAGCGCAAGGTGCTCATCGTGGGGATCGATGGCATGCGCGCCGATTGTCTAATCGCCGCCAACACACCGAATATCGACGCGATCATCGCCGATGGAGCCGTCGATTGGACGTGCCAGGCCGAGGACATCACGATCAGCGGTCCGTGCTGGTCGTCGATCCTTACCGGCGTGCATCGCGCCAAGCATCTCGTGACGGGCAACTCGTTCGTTCCCAACGATTACCAGCACTACCCGCACTTGTATTCACGAATCCGTGAGCAGTGCAGCACCGTGCGAACCGCGTCGATCGTTCACTGGACTCCGGTGAACACGCAGATCCTCCAGGGAAACGCCGATCTCATCCTGTCGGGACTCACCGACGATCAGGTCCGAGACGCGTGCGTGACCGCCGTTTCTCAAGATGCCGCCGACGTGATCTTTCTCCACTTCGACGACGTCGATCACGCGGGTCATGGCTTCGGGTTCTCGCCGACTGTTCCGGAATACATCGCCACCATCGAAGCGACCGACGCCCGCGTCGGCGCGGTGATGGCGGCGATCCAGGCACGACCCACCTACGCAAACGAAGACTGGCTCGTGATTGTGGTGAGCGATCACGGCGGGAGCGGCACCTCGCACGGAGCCAACATCCCGGAGCATCGAACTGTTGCGCTTGTTGTCTCGGGCGATTCGACCGACTCCGGCACCACCATCCCGACGCCAACAACCATCGCCGACGTCTCGCCCACGGTCATGGCCTTTCTCGGATTGACCGTCGATCCCGCGTGGGGGTGGGATGGGCAAGCCGTCGGGCTTGACTTGGCAAACTCACCCTCGGTCCCTCTCTCGTGCCCCTCGATCGTCCCGCTCTTCTTCGAAGGGTTCGAGGCCGTCCCGCTTGGACCCAGCGTCAACGAACCCGTTGCCCAGGGAGTGTGGAGCGGCACACCGCCAATAGGCTGGTCGGTCGATGACACAGGTGTCCCTGGATTCAACGATCCCAACGTCGGCGTCACCGAGTGGGAAGGCTGGGCGTTCACGAACAATGACTGGTGGGTTTCTGTTGCCGCCGATCAGAATCGCTCGCAGTTCACACGTGGTCTGGGAGCGATCGCCGTTGCTGATCCAGACGAGTGGGACGATCGTGGCGCGCCATCCGCACTCGGCACCTATAACGCCCATCTGATCACGCCAGAGATCTCTCTCGCGGGCGTCAGGCCCGGAAGCGTTCGCGTCGAGTTCGATTCGAGTTGGCGCTTCGAGGGACTCCAGCGGGCGGAACTGACGGCCCGTTTCGATGGTGGAAGCCCCGTGACGCTCCTCGATTGGCGGTCCCAGGCGGGGACGAACTTCAAGCCCGACGCGACCAACGAAGCAGTCGCCATTACGGTCGACAATCCCCAGGGTGCGTCTTCGATGATACTCGATTTCGCACTCCTCGACGCCGGGAATAACTGGTGGTGGGCTATCGACAACCTCCAAGTGTTTGGGGAAGCATCGCTGTGCGTCGCCGATGTCGACGATGGCTCCACCTCGGGCACACCCGACGGCGGAGTCACCATCGATGATCTCCTCTTCTACCTGCTCATATTCAATCTGGGTGCCACTCGCGCCGACATCGACAACGGCACAAGCACAGGCATCCCCGACGGCGGCGTCACCATCGACGACCTGCTCTACTTCATCTCGAGATTCAATGCCGGTTGCTAA
- a CDS encoding VCBS repeat-containing protein, with product MKIVNQIRTSGVSLSSLACLATWSAIAPIARAQEVPTFERIIVDPNTAGDCKMVADFDGDGYLDGAVGGSTSEHLNWYHYPTWQRTIIATPNVEFSTDGEAADIDGDGDMDIVLGDGPTGNNLIWFENPLLPDGDPFVGSQWTRHVIGSPGWWVKDVEPHDFDGDGLMDVAIRTETEAVVYYQKAGLDWSRYSVETGLTGEGMFSGDIDGDGDFDLILPTHWRENPGARSTTWPTRVIDPNMIDEIKAVVADLDGDGNNEIVVTCSECTADAVYYTRSDPGNPYGSWTRRVIVAGLARGHTLQAGDIDLDGHLDLLIGQMHTSQAREIAMFLNPTGDALQWDRHVIDTIGMHNGVLADFGRDGDLDLFGSNWTGNEPIRFYENQTPQTPFCVADQDDGTGTGTRDGGVTIDDLLYYVQLFGQGGIRADIDDGTATGRPDGGVTIDDLLYYLDRFNIGC from the coding sequence ATGAAGATCGTCAACCAGATACGGACCAGTGGAGTGTCACTCTCGAGCCTTGCGTGCCTCGCCACTTGGAGCGCGATCGCGCCGATCGCTCGCGCCCAGGAAGTGCCCACGTTCGAGCGCATCATCGTCGATCCCAACACCGCCGGTGATTGCAAAATGGTCGCCGACTTCGATGGCGACGGCTATCTCGATGGTGCCGTAGGCGGCAGCACCAGCGAGCACCTCAACTGGTACCACTATCCCACCTGGCAGCGCACCATAATCGCCACGCCGAATGTCGAGTTCTCCACAGATGGCGAGGCCGCCGACATCGATGGCGATGGCGACATGGACATTGTCCTGGGTGACGGTCCGACGGGCAACAACCTCATCTGGTTCGAAAATCCTCTCCTTCCCGATGGTGACCCCTTCGTTGGTTCCCAGTGGACCCGACACGTCATCGGCTCGCCCGGTTGGTGGGTCAAGGACGTCGAGCCCCACGACTTCGACGGCGATGGATTGATGGACGTCGCGATCCGCACCGAGACCGAGGCCGTGGTCTATTACCAGAAGGCCGGACTCGACTGGTCGCGATACAGCGTGGAGACCGGCCTGACCGGTGAGGGCATGTTCAGCGGCGACATCGATGGCGATGGTGATTTCGATCTGATTCTCCCCACGCATTGGCGAGAGAACCCCGGCGCACGCTCGACGACGTGGCCGACACGCGTCATCGATCCAAACATGATCGATGAGATCAAGGCCGTCGTCGCCGATCTCGACGGCGATGGAAACAACGAGATCGTTGTGACCTGCTCGGAATGCACCGCCGACGCCGTGTACTACACGCGCAGCGATCCGGGGAATCCGTACGGCTCGTGGACGCGCCGCGTTATTGTCGCAGGACTCGCGCGCGGGCACACGCTCCAGGCCGGAGACATCGACCTCGATGGGCACTTGGACCTGCTCATCGGCCAGATGCACACCTCCCAGGCGCGCGAGATCGCCATGTTCCTGAACCCCACGGGCGATGCCCTCCAGTGGGACCGCCACGTCATCGACACCATCGGGATGCACAACGGCGTCCTCGCCGACTTCGGCCGCGATGGCGACCTCGACCTCTTCGGCTCCAACTGGACTGGGAACGAGCCGATCCGTTTCTACGAGAACCAGACGCCCCAGACTCCGTTCTGCGTCGCCGATCAGGACGACGGCACAGGCACCGGCACCCGTGACGGCGGCGTCACCATCGACGACCTTCTCTATTACGTCCAGCTCTTCGGCCAGGGAGGCATCCGGGCCGACATCGACGACGGCACTGCCACTGGCCGGCCCGACGGCGGGGTCACTATCGACGATCTTCTCTACTACCTCGATCGATTCAACATCGGGTGCTAG
- a CDS encoding NAD-dependent epimerase/dehydratase family protein: MKLPADRVHQLRKHYEGKPVCVTGGAGFIGGHLVDVLLSIGAKVTVIDDLCNSTLENLAPLIELEPERVRFVHGSILDDEALHDACEDARVIFHLAALGSVPRSVEEPQRTWSVNATGTLRVLEAARKAKSDRVVFAASSSAYGDQPNLPKVETQPSQPLSPYATSKLAGEELCYTWSQCYGLSTACLRYFNIFGPRQSADSAYAAVIAAFAKRLLSGEAPTIFGDGEQTRDFTFVANAVLATLLAGSAPKPLKGNVMNIGTARRVSLNELAAVMMKLTESQPHLTPTHAPVRAGDVRHSLADITVARELIGYEPFATLESGLAETIEWYRRAFAGT; this comes from the coding sequence ATGAAACTCCCGGCGGATCGAGTCCACCAACTCCGCAAGCACTACGAGGGCAAGCCCGTCTGCGTCACCGGCGGCGCGGGCTTCATCGGCGGACACCTCGTCGATGTCCTCCTCTCCATCGGCGCCAAGGTCACCGTCATCGACGACCTCTGCAACTCCACACTCGAGAACCTCGCCCCGCTCATCGAACTCGAGCCAGAGCGAGTCCGCTTCGTCCATGGCTCGATCCTCGACGACGAGGCCCTCCACGACGCCTGTGAGGACGCCCGGGTTATTTTTCATCTTGCGGCCCTCGGCTCGGTTCCGCGCTCGGTCGAGGAACCGCAGCGAACCTGGAGCGTGAACGCGACCGGCACGCTCCGTGTCCTCGAAGCCGCTCGCAAGGCCAAGTCCGACCGAGTGGTCTTCGCCGCATCGTCCTCGGCGTATGGCGACCAGCCGAATCTCCCCAAGGTCGAGACCCAGCCCTCGCAGCCACTCTCCCCCTACGCCACCAGCAAACTCGCGGGCGAGGAGTTGTGCTACACCTGGTCGCAGTGCTATGGCCTGTCCACGGCGTGCCTCCGTTACTTCAACATCTTCGGGCCACGCCAGTCCGCCGATAGTGCCTACGCCGCGGTCATCGCCGCTTTCGCCAAGAGGCTCCTCTCGGGCGAGGCGCCGACGATCTTCGGCGACGGTGAGCAGACCCGCGACTTCACCTTCGTCGCCAACGCCGTCCTCGCCACCCTCCTCGCCGGGTCGGCCCCCAAGCCCCTCAAGGGGAACGTGATGAACATCGGGACGGCCAGACGCGTGAGCCTGAACGAACTCGCCGCGGTCATGATGAAGTTGACCGAGAGCCAGCCCCACCTCACGCCCACGCACGCGCCGGTCCGCGCCGGCGACGTCCGCCACTCGCTCGCCGACATCACCGTCGCGAGGGAGTTGATCGGGTACGAGCCATTCGCGACGCTCGAATCGGGCCTCGCCGAGACCATCGAGTGGTACCGCCGGGCCTTCGCGGGGACCTGA
- a CDS encoding uracil-DNA glycosylase yields the protein MNAHDQLATLVRQHARTAQLLGVDFVPAYGTGGTPLSPAESAEDPATGSMVEPKPERPSTTRTRPEAKPSAPSRSAPAASEAVFMAPARPVTLEAREGRKAKDIQKRLDALRARYEQDAPHKAFENHSHNIVFGEGDPLASIMFIGEAPGEEEDRTGRPFVGRAGQLLDKMIVAMGLARADVYICNVLKTRPPNNATPTIQEAAACEPYLLEQVSIVLPLAIVTLGKSAAQCVLHTTETMTAMRGSWRELVLPDGTGIPVMPTYHPAFLLRSYTPENRQKVWSDLKKVLERVGITPPAKSST from the coding sequence GTGAACGCCCACGACCAACTCGCCACGCTCGTCCGCCAGCACGCGCGCACGGCCCAGTTGCTCGGCGTCGACTTCGTTCCCGCCTATGGAACCGGAGGCACTCCACTATCGCCCGCGGAGTCTGCCGAAGATCCCGCAACCGGCTCGATGGTCGAGCCCAAGCCGGAGCGCCCTTCAACCACCCGCACTCGCCCCGAAGCCAAGCCGAGTGCTCCATCACGATCGGCCCCCGCCGCGAGCGAGGCCGTGTTCATGGCTCCCGCACGCCCCGTAACGCTCGAGGCTCGTGAGGGGCGGAAGGCCAAGGACATCCAGAAGCGCCTCGACGCCCTCCGCGCACGATACGAGCAGGACGCCCCGCACAAGGCCTTCGAGAACCACTCGCACAACATCGTCTTTGGCGAGGGCGACCCGCTCGCCTCCATCATGTTCATCGGCGAGGCGCCGGGCGAAGAGGAGGACCGCACAGGCCGTCCCTTCGTCGGGCGCGCCGGGCAACTCCTCGACAAGATGATCGTCGCGATGGGTCTCGCGCGAGCCGACGTCTACATCTGCAACGTCCTCAAGACGCGCCCGCCCAACAACGCCACGCCCACCATCCAGGAAGCCGCGGCGTGCGAGCCGTATCTCCTCGAGCAGGTCTCGATCGTCCTCCCCCTCGCGATCGTGACCCTCGGCAAGAGTGCCGCCCAGTGCGTGCTCCACACCACCGAAACTATGACCGCGATGCGTGGCTCGTGGCGCGAACTCGTCCTCCCCGACGGGACCGGCATCCCCGTCATGCCGACGTACCACCCCGCGTTCCTCCTGCGCAGTTACACACCGGAGAATCGCCAGAAGGTGTGGAGCGACCTCAAGAAGGTGCTCGAGCGCGTCGGGATCACGCCGCCCGCGAAATCCTCGACCTGA
- a CDS encoding metallophosphoesterase, producing METFVESVVNLQDATSVCECLLSGARANRTAPGRKGSIDQIESPGTLIATGDLHDNPMHMERLLQVSGLAEGAEAPRHAAPVHLVLHEIIHPDRLINGMDFSYRVLARVAALKTEHPDRVHMLLGNHELAQMMNTAIVKDGVRSVDAFRAGLDYVFGSETERVEEAINEFIRSLPIGLRCVTPRGHLLVTHSLPPPAAMARFDPSILFRELTREDYEPRTGSAHLMTWGRGYDAELLEDLVECWGVNVFILGHEKVESGIRYVPPNAIVLNSDHERGVYLPIDLETWTSIDDLLEQAVPLGF from the coding sequence ATGGAGACCTTTGTGGAATCGGTGGTGAATCTCCAGGACGCGACGAGTGTGTGCGAGTGCCTGCTGAGCGGGGCACGCGCCAATCGCACCGCGCCCGGGCGCAAGGGATCCATCGACCAGATCGAGTCGCCGGGGACGTTGATCGCGACGGGCGACCTGCACGATAATCCGATGCACATGGAGCGGCTCTTGCAGGTGTCGGGCCTCGCTGAGGGTGCCGAGGCCCCGCGACACGCCGCGCCGGTGCATCTGGTGCTCCACGAGATCATCCACCCCGATCGCCTGATCAACGGGATGGACTTCAGTTACCGCGTCCTCGCCCGCGTCGCCGCCCTCAAGACCGAGCACCCCGACCGGGTCCACATGCTCCTGGGCAACCACGAACTGGCGCAGATGATGAACACGGCGATCGTGAAGGATGGCGTGCGCTCGGTCGACGCTTTCCGCGCCGGGCTCGACTATGTCTTTGGCTCTGAGACTGAGCGTGTGGAGGAGGCGATCAACGAGTTCATTCGGTCGCTCCCGATCGGGCTGCGCTGCGTGACGCCCAGGGGGCACCTGCTGGTGACCCACAGCCTGCCGCCACCCGCGGCGATGGCACGATTCGACCCCTCGATCCTCTTCCGCGAACTCACGCGAGAGGACTATGAACCCCGCACCGGCTCGGCCCACCTCATGACGTGGGGGCGCGGCTATGACGCGGAACTCCTCGAGGACCTCGTCGAGTGCTGGGGCGTCAACGTCTTTATCCTGGGGCACGAGAAGGTTGAGTCGGGGATCCGCTATGTCCCGCCGAACGCGATCGTGCTCAACAGCGACCACGAGCGCGGCGTGTACCTGCCCATCGATCTCGAGACGTGGACGAGCATCGATGATCTTCTCGAGCAGGCCGTCCCATTGGGTTTCTGA
- a CDS encoding serine/threonine protein kinase, translating into MALPVTEYKPGDLVEGYRVMEMMGTGAASIIYLVQDPKSKEIWALKHVEKHENKDTRFLDQAIAEAGIAEKLDHPNIRKIVRCIKKKRALVSLAAVFLVMEFVDGISMERQPPRQNLELALDLFHQTAEALAHMHTRGYIHADMKPNNIIICENRVVKIIDLGQSCAGGTIKPRIQGTPDYIAPEQVHRRPITPKTDIYNLGATMYWVLTGEYIPTALAKGDSLVSRLDDSLVRKAKPASQVNPAIPQRLSDLIMRCVEVDPDKRPESMNWVADQLNLMHGMIRARAAAPRGNATDAADQSPVGR; encoded by the coding sequence ATGGCGCTACCGGTCACCGAGTACAAGCCTGGAGATCTGGTCGAGGGATACCGGGTCATGGAGATGATGGGGACCGGTGCGGCCTCGATCATCTATCTCGTGCAGGATCCCAAGTCCAAGGAGATCTGGGCGCTCAAGCACGTCGAGAAGCACGAGAACAAGGACACTCGGTTCCTGGACCAGGCGATCGCCGAGGCGGGGATCGCGGAGAAACTGGACCACCCCAACATCCGCAAGATCGTGCGCTGCATCAAGAAGAAGCGGGCGCTGGTGAGCCTCGCGGCGGTCTTTCTCGTGATGGAGTTCGTGGATGGGATCAGCATGGAGCGCCAGCCTCCACGGCAGAACCTCGAGTTGGCGCTGGACCTCTTCCACCAGACGGCCGAGGCCCTCGCCCACATGCACACGCGCGGGTACATCCACGCGGACATGAAGCCGAACAACATCATCATCTGCGAGAACCGGGTGGTGAAGATCATCGACCTCGGGCAGTCGTGCGCCGGCGGGACGATCAAGCCGCGAATCCAGGGGACGCCGGACTACATCGCCCCCGAGCAGGTGCACCGCCGGCCGATCACTCCCAAGACCGACATCTATAACCTCGGCGCGACGATGTACTGGGTTCTGACGGGGGAGTACATCCCCACGGCTCTGGCCAAGGGGGACTCGCTCGTCAGCCGCTTGGACGACTCGCTGGTTCGCAAGGCCAAGCCCGCGAGCCAGGTGAACCCGGCTATCCCGCAGCGACTGAGCGACCTCATCATGCGGTGCGTCGAGGTCGACCCAGACAAGCGTCCCGAGAGCATGAACTGGGTCGCCGACCAGTTGAATCTGATGCATGGCATGATCCGCGCCCGAGCCGCCGCCCCCAGGGGGAACGCGACCGACGCCGCCGACCAGTCGCCCGTCGGGCGTTAG